A single window of Vibrio sp. HB236076 DNA harbors:
- the mreD gene encoding rod shape-determining protein MreD, which translates to MKSRIVIGLSFFVALVLQTIPWPGTLDLLRPSWLFLVLTYWVLAVPHRVNVGSALILGLIWDLLIGSTLGIRGMMMSIVIYLVALNFLVIRNMALWQQALLIAFFTAMLKLLVFAGEYLIQDVVFNPLSLWSALINAILWPWLFLLMRRIRRIWHVR; encoded by the coding sequence ATGAAAAGTCGTATCGTGATTGGGTTGAGTTTTTTTGTTGCTTTGGTTTTACAAACCATTCCTTGGCCTGGGACATTGGATTTACTGCGCCCATCCTGGCTGTTCTTGGTGTTGACCTATTGGGTGTTGGCGGTGCCTCATCGCGTCAATGTCGGCAGTGCACTGATTTTAGGCTTAATATGGGATCTACTGATTGGTTCGACGCTAGGGATACGTGGTATGATGATGTCCATTGTTATCTATCTGGTTGCGTTGAACTTTTTGGTTATTCGCAACATGGCTTTGTGGCAACAGGCGCTGCTCATCGCCTTCTTTACCGCCATGCTCAAGTTGTTGGTGTTTGCCGGTGAGTATCTGATCCAAGATGTGGTGTTTAATCCGTTGTCTTTGTGGAGCGCGCTGATCAATGCGATACTTTGGCCTTGGTTGTTCTTGTTGATGCGCCGAATTAGACGCATTTGGCACGTGCGCTAG